The DNA segment TTTGTCCCTATGAAGACATTGTAATTTCCAGGTCTCATTGTACCGATCCGGGCTCAGCTCCAACATCCTCCATGAAGACGCGCCCAAAGAGCTCTAGTGAGAGACGCCAGCGGCCCAGCAGCATGTCGTGTGAGATCATCATCCCCATGAAACTACAGTGGGGTCtagacaagaaaaacaaaaataacttgAAATCTGTGAGCAGATAGATCACTGCTATATAAATACATCTTCGGTAATATCATTGACAGTTCCGTCTGCATCAAATCAAAACCACAACCCCCAAATTCCTGCATGTTTACTATCATTTAAAACCCAATTGAACTGATGCCAGTTCTGGCTACTCGACAACACACAGTATTGATGTGCACCTGAATGAGGGCAGAGGAGGCCCATCGCTCTCAGTGAGGCCGATCTCGGCGAGGAGGCTGCTCTTAAGCTGGGCAGCCAGGTCTTGGGGTGAAGGCCCTGGTTTTGAAGTATCCATTTCATGGTCGGCAATGGACTGGGTTCCAGTATTGCGCTGGCCAGATTCCATGCTCATCACATTCTTCAAGTTTGCCGAGTAAGACATCTTAGTGGGCAGGATCTATTGTGGAGGGGTCCGGAGAAGTTTTTTAGTCAGGTGAACAGCTTTTACAagatgacagtgatgatgaaaacatggaaatatgaaaatgatACAAAGAAGACAGCCCATGTTCTAAAATCCACTCTCGGCTTTTAttctattaaataaataaataaataaataaatgctagcCATTACGTCCTTCAGTGTTTTATTTGTACTTCCCCCAATGACCATAGGAAATAATGAGGAGGAAATCTAAGTTGTAAAAGAATCCTTTTAGCTCACTACCGGTACTTAAAAGCCAAGTAACTTCAGCATTTTAACTGTTATATTTGGATATTAGAACACAGCTGGCAGTGCATTTGTTCAGTGAAGAGGGGTGGTATACCTGAGAGGGGGAGGGTAGAGAGGAGCCCATGTTTACCTCCAGGCAGTTCCTGTCCACGCTTGCCTCAGCTAGGCCTTTGTTTGCCATGAAGGAGGATGAGTACAAGCCCTGGGAGGGACGGCCAAACAGATCCTCCTTTCTGGCATTGGGCTGTTGAGAGGAAGCAATTAGGAAACTAATTTAAGGCCCGATCAGATCTTAACCATCACCTGAcaaaaacaataacacaaaTTCAATCATGCGCaactctgacctgcaggaggtgcGGCTGGTCTGCCAGTGGAATGGCCTCAGGCAAAGGAACATCAAAGGGGTTGGGCGGGATGCAGCCAAGGAAGGTCATGGAGTCAGACCGACGGAAGAAAGGGTGATTCTGACCCGTTTCAGCGGGAACAGGGTCCTCATCCTTATCCTGCAAAGTTGAACctgaatgagaaaaaaaaaaaacacatatcaGGATATTTTGAAGGATACCCAAGTAGTTACTTATTAGTTActtatttattgtatttatcaTTTTACTCTGGTTAGTGTCCTCATCGTTCTCATGTTCAGAATCCTCATTGTCCAAACCAAGTTCGAGAATCTCTCGATTTCTACAAGAGAGAAACaagaattgttaaaaaaaagtaagtTCAAGCAGCAAAAGCTGTTGTTAAAATGAATTTTCACATGAACCAACAACATGATTACACAGTTCTACaatcaaatataaaaaaaattctattcCTTCTTCACCtttttctgtccatctgtgGGGTATCTAAAGTGGTCTGCTGGTTCATGGCCTTAATCCAATAAATAAGAGCCTGGAAAACATAGGCCACGTGTTTCAATGAGCATACGTCGAGAACGGGAAGCACATCAGAGTGCTCATCGTTATGGGAGCGCATCAGTGACAAGGCGTAGTTCAGGAAGTCACCCCGTGCTGACATCATGCCCTGGCGAGCTGTCAGTAGGGTAGCTGCTCTCCTGAAACCaacataaaacaacaaaaaatgtttaaatacaTTGGGGCGGGGGAATTCAAATTATGCTAGTCTGAGAATTTTACTAGAAAAAGATAGACTAAAAAAATGGGTTGATTAATTCACGTTTTTACTTTTACCTTCGACCTTCCAGGGTGCGGAGGCTGGCCTCCTCTCGTGCATTGATGCGCTCCCTGCGGGCAGAGTGCTGTGAAGCATGGAGCGGGTGACTGGGGTGGCCAGGGTCTCCAGCAGATGACAACGCTGAGCCATAACGTAACTGAGCCTCAGTAGAATCCATAATGGACACCATCCAGTTCCAGGTGGGAATCAGCTTTTCTTCAACATAATTCTGTTTGACAAGATAAAAACATGAGAACCCTTACAACTGTATCGACTGCAACCTTTTAAAACATATGCAGAGTTTTATTTCCACTTCATAAAGTGAATCGTGTTTATTACCTGCAGGTTGACTGCATCGTGATAGGTGAGTTTTACAGCTGCGGGGTATTGGGAGTAGACCAGATGGTTATACTTGGGAATCAGACTCATGAGGTCTGAGATTTGCCTGATGACAATGCTGTAAGCCCGGGCCAGGCTGCTGGCAGATGTTAAATAGCTGCTAGAATTACTAGCTTCCAGAGCtgccgcagcagctgcagcgctggAGCTGATGGCACTTGAACGCCGTAGGTTGGTAGGGTCGATATATATCAGACCCGTGGAACTTGCTGTGGATAGAAAAACAGGAATACAAAAATGACTATATAAATCCACAAATtctgtatataaaaaaaaaaggagatattaaaaaaaaaaaaaaaaaaaatacgcAAAATTCCACGGACCAGATGGTGTTGAGGAGTTGGATGGAGCACTTCCAGAGGCTCTCTGGCTGGGGGTGTTCCTCACAGCCCACTGCATGGAACGGGGAGCTTGGGCAGCACTGTTGGCGTGGGAAGAACTGGTTGTCCTTTCCAAAGGCTCATCCAAAAGGAACGTTTCCTGGTCCACATCATCActctgactgctgctgctgtctgagtcACTCGAGTCATTGGACTGAGAGTCATCCTCTGAAAAGAAGGCAGGGACACTACTCGCACCTTAAGGGAGAAGGACAATAAAggacaagaaaataaaacacaaaacaaaaaaggagccATATTTAGTGGCTTGTGTTGCCATTTCACCTCAATGTTTGTGCCTTTCACATAAGATAAATTCAAGCAGGAGTGCAGGTTAGTGATTCACACCACTACAGGGCCAAATAACACTCAGAATGTTGGAAATGTTTACACCTGCACTCACTTCAATATATGTGAGTGGAAATACAATTTAATTTACTAATCTGCATCATCTATTCTATGTATTAGGGAGAAAAGAccaacaacaaataaacagcACTGCATATTTAACATGAAAATGAAATACCATTAGTAAGAAACCGATATTATAGATgacaaggaggaggggggtgcaCACACCACAATGTCTGGAAAAGGTACAAGTTGATTAGTCTGTTATTTAAGTGAAGGAACAGCGATACTGTGTGTGTGACGAGGAATAGTATTAGTTAAAGAACAAGAGACAACAGAGTGAAATGTGAGAGAAGGTCAAACTGAAGAAACTctcagcaggaaaataaatctGTATGCATTTTGCAAATTCAGTCTTGCCCTAACATCTGTATAAGCATTATAGTAAAGAGGATCTCataccaaaaataggaaatgcCAAGGACACCCTACTGCCTGCAAATGAAATACATTGGGTATTCAGCCAGGAAGCATTTTGTCTGCTGTTATCATTTGCTCTCCAAACACAAATCCCCACAAACCAAAATGCTGACTGTAAAGACTAATGGTTTTGCGAGGACTGAATTAGTCTGCAATTCAAAGGGGAATTAAACCACAGAGAGAAATGCTTTTCTATTTAGTTAAAAGCCGGAGCCAGGGCTGGGCAATGTAAAGACACATACCATGTGATATGGCACGAGTATTATTCTTAGCCAATTTCTGATAGTGTTGCAGGGAAACGTTCTGGGAATGGACCTAATATCCAAGATGATATAATAAtatgtgtttgtatttattaGAGCTCCTCCCTCAATGTTGATCACAAATGTATGAAATatgatgtgtgttttgtctcGCTATGATCTGAATCCAAAGCCACACCCCCCAGCCCAAGTCACAGCCTTTGCACGATTTGGACAAAGTTTGAGGAGGTAAATAAGGCAGGTGATCACATTTCCACAAAAACTTAAAAAGCAAGAAGGCAAGGACAATTAGTTAAAGATAAAACaaccaaaagaaaaataactcggttaaaaaaaaagaaaaaaacgcaGTTGACCAACCTGCTTCAGAACCCGCAGTTGCTGCCGTGACAACACTCCTGCGGCCGCTGGCATTGTCCTGATTGCTGTGGTTGCTTTCACTGTCACTCTCCGTTTCAGCGGCAGCCAGCAGATCGAGCTCCATGTCGCTTCCTGAGAGAACAAACAAGTACATTATTCATTGTATTACCCGCATTTAGTTCAGATTTCCAATCACCAAAAGCATTACAGCTCGCTGGTTTAGTTCATGcattttataaattaaaaaaacgtCTAGTGTCTCGTACCGTCCTCGTCATGTTCATCATGCTGCCCTTCAGTTTCTGGATTTTCCTCTCCCTGTTCTTCTTGGTCATCATGATGGTCTTCCTCCCCTGCGACTCCCTCAACCACCTCAACCTAGAGGACATATTCAACATCCTTATACATGTACTCCTCtatgtacctgtacatgtgcaataacaataaagttgaatctaatctaatgtaCAGTAACACTAATTTCGTAGTTTTAAAAGCGAGAATTTTAAAATGGGGACAACCCAATAAGTACAGATGTATTTCTGCACCTCTTCCACATCTGCTGACACGATGTCATCCTGCTCCTCGTCTCTCCCTCTGACAGGCTGAGACTGGCTGCTGTGCCGAGGCTGGGGGTTCCTGATGATGTAAGACGCAGCTGTCTGACTAGAGCTGTAAAGGTTAATGAAAACAATTATGTTATTCACCCGAGCCTTTTTCAGCTTGTAAAAAAGACAATTCAATTGTTTTTTTGCCCTAAACCAATGAGGTGATAAAACACGAGCGGGTTTTAGCCATGAAAATGCTGCAATTTAGCAAACCTGCTGGACTGGTCAGGCGAGGGTCTGGGGGGCAGCGGCTCAACAGAGAAGAGCTCTTCGCTGCCCTGAACCGCATCAATACTGGTGCTGGCCAAAGTGAACGGAGCAGTAGGTCTCGCTATGCCCATTCGCACTGGAACAATCAGTGACTCCGCTACGTTACACAGCTCCTCCACGGCATAGGGCAGCAGAGCCTGGAAAACTCTGCGACATTTCCCGATGGGCTGAGGGATAAAGTTGCTGTAGGAAGGAAATTGATAAGGGAAGAGGTCATGACAAGGTCAAACAATTCCCTCTAGATTCTGTTACGCTGAAATGGTGAAGATATGTGTTCTCACTTCTTTTTCTTGGATGAGGCCATCTCCACACTTAGGATCACAAACACCCTGGCGACAGAGCGCAGGAACCTCCTGGTGACATTCACTGCCTCCTCTCTTCGTCCAGGAGTGTACTTGTTCTGTAGTTCCCTCACTAGCGTACTCAGTAAAGTATCTATGAACTAATACATAACAACAGAATTTTAGTGTGTCCGAACATACACTTTTATATTTACTGCATGTtttcaaatataaaaaatattCTTGACACTGAGAATTCTCCAGagattattaaaaaatgaattgtaAAAAAATGCATGTTAATGAGTTTATGAgcaaaatatgaaaatattatTTTAAGACGTAATCATTACCACTTAATTAATTGAAAATACATATaaagtcaaataaaaagacTTTGGGTGCAGCCATAATGCTGATTAACTGGACTCACAGTGATGTCAGGAGCACACTTGACAATGAGGCAATGGGTGAAACAGTCAAGGCGAATGGTGCCACTTTGCTGATTCAAGTAGACTTGTTCTTCAGAAAGGAGATGGGCGATTCTGCTGCTGGCACTAAGACTAGAACACACAGAAAGCCAGGACTCAGAACAGAACAGCCCTGTATATCATACGGTATGAAGTAATAATCCCAGTGGTAAAGTAATGAGATGCTTACAAAGCAATGAAAGTAATAACTATCAGATTTGGGTGATGTGTGATTGGTAAAAAGCCCTAAATCTTTGGATAATCCATGACTGTACACCAGAGACatattactgtcattattaaTGGAGTAATTCTGTACTGCTCCAAAACCATCTTTACTTTTTATTTCTACATGAAATTTAATTGGTGGATTTGCAGTTCTGCTGTCATACTTACGGGTCTTTATTCTCCTCTGAGCCAAACATGATCATGGACTTAAGAGCATTCCAGTCCTGTAGAACTCTTTCCAATGCCAGCTGCGCAAATCGAGGCGGTTCCAGATCATGATCTGGCATATCAGAGTCTAAGAGACAGGGAATCAGATTAATGTTTTAATATAGCCGGTCCCCCGACAACACTGAGGCTGTAGTGTCACAGGCTTGATTGCggtaaaataaaagataaaaccaTTGCCTTTAgtaaagcttttaaactgaAAATATGCAGAACATGCAGGTAGGAACCAGATCATACCTTCAGCATTCGTGGCTTTGcggttcctgtcctctctgATGCGTGGTGGTCTGTACTGACAGTGTTCAACACTCTGCCTGGCAACAGTCTGTACCAGGAACAGTAAAATATGCTCTCCCCTAGAGAGGGAAATGAAAATTCACTACATACATTCCTCAAAGTTCCTCATTTTGTACCATAAAATTAAgaaaacccatcagaaatatCAGTACACAAAAGAATCAGCTGTCTTACCGACTGTTTGGCGTAGTGACCAGGTTCGTGGTGGTGAGTAACCTGTACAGCAGATCCAGGCGGGCCGCCTTCTGTCCAGCAATAAGAGTTTTGCACTTGCATTTTTCCCAGCAATCACAATATGCTGTGGGGGACGTTCTTTTCAGCCTagcaaacacagcagatgcaGATGAATATTCATATTCATGCTGAGGAGTAGAAATGGCCATTCTTTAGGATTCCAAGAAAACCACAACTTACTTGCAGTCGTGTCCTTTGTGACACACTCTTGCACACtcggtgcagcagcagagagactCGAGCAGTCCACACGTTCGACACTCAAAGATGTCCTAGATCAAAAGTCAGGATGATGTCAAGGTTTCTCTCCTTTGAATTTTATAAGGTTTTATCTTTAAACACTGACCTGGTTAATGTGCTCAGCTCCAGTCCAAGTGAAGCTGCAGGTATCGTTGCAGCAGAGAACGTACAGAGGGGAATCATCTGGATTGGTCCCAGAAGGGCAAATCATTTCCATGAACACCGAGTCAGCATCTTCCTTTTCTGTGATGCCTGGGTCACCCACTGCATTTGAGAAATGTGAGGGAGGGAAACATTAAAGAAGAAGTTGGCATATAAATGATTTGCAAtcatgcaaacacattttcaatTCACATGACATGGCCTGACTACAAATGAAAAGATAAGGATGAAATACCCTTGGCCATTTTCTGAGCCGCCTCCAGTACTGTGATGGCTGCTGGGTACGCCCTCCCACTAACGGCAAGCATGAAAGGGGTCATTCCACGTGCATCCCTGTCAAACAGCGGACATGAGAATGTCAGGTGCATCCCAAAAAAGCATTATCTATGGCAAAGGAAAGTGATATATTTTACAATAGAAAACATACTTAGCAGAAAGGAGCTCCCTTAAATGCGGCCTCAGAACAACGCTGTCACACATCAGCTTTAGGATGAGGTGGGCATTGGCTTTCCTGTCTTTAGATTCAACCACAGGAGACTCATTTGAGGGTCCTGTGTATATGTGGAGAAAATAGAGATCTCATATGTTGGACCAAAGTTTAAAACACACTAGATAACTGTTATACAGCTAAAAGTTGAAATAGACTCTTTATGTGAATGAAAGTAAGGCTAAAGTACATATGAGTACCGGTATATAGGGTATAATATAGTAACGTTTACCTGGTATTGTTGAGGTGCTGGGGCCCTGGCTGGTTCCAGTGGAAGCAGTGGTGAGTGACCCTACAGCAGGGGCTAAAATGAAATCGATGTCGCCATCTGtcgataaaaaaaataaaacaacttaaCGTCTTGAATAAATTCACATTTAACAAGATAAACTGTTCactcacataaacacaccttTATCAAAAGGATTACTCTTATCTCAGTAGCTTACAGTGACATAAAAGAATCCTCATGCTACCTTTTATGCTATTTAAGATTAGATTAGACAAAGTGTCAGTGAGTAATAAACTGGAGCCGTTAATCACGCAGTTTAAAGTTCTGAAAATTTCTGAAATCTGAAATTTTTAACTAAAGCGTCATTATCTCGATACACTCACCAGGGTCCATGGGTGGAGGATCAGGAACCCAACTTGGCGGGGCAATTGGTGGCGATACGGGATCCTGGTGGTCACTAGACGATGGGCCAGACTCATGACGGCCAACACCTGCTGCTCTCAGAGACCTCCGCATCATCTCCCTGAGGCGGAGGCTAGACATACAGAAACAAAACGCAATGACAATTTAGCAAGAAAATCTGTGCCTCCAAATTCCAGGAGAAAGCCAATATCGAGAGGCTCAATACTCCCTTATATACTCCAAGACAATTTTCTGCCTCAACTCAACAAAGAGAATATTATTATTACCCTCTGCTACTGGAGGAGCCAGTCCTATTCCCAGAACTGTTGCTTGAAACCACAGAAATAGCATTGGCTATGGCCTCCACAGCCGACAGGCGCTCTGCAAATGTGTTTCTCTCAGACCTCTCAGCTTCTGAAATGAAATATGAACACTTAGCATGTAGAAGAGTCACACACAAGATCCGGACATTAGAGGAGAAATGGTAAACCAAATCTCAAATCCATTAATATTACAGTATTCTAACAGCAActtgatgtttttaaatcatACTGCTAGAATAGCagctcaccttcctcctctttggtCTCTTTGTTACTAACAGGGaagcagacagagacagcagcatGGAGGATGTTGCGATTTCCATCACAGCGATGATCTAGAAGAGCTCCAAGGGCCTGGCTGCCCTGATCCAACATGAAAGCCTGCTCGAGGTTGACCAGGTACTGTCGACATGCTTCGTAATCACAACGCAACACGTGCTGCATGAGTGTCTGTTTCTGAAAGACAGAGAATCCGAGTGAATAAACATGGCCAACAGATGGAAATACTATAGCGACAACCATGTTCGAAAAGCATCAGCTGAGAGCAAACACATGCTTGGAAGACATTTTTACCTCCACagccataataataatagcagCCTTCTTCTTAATTGTGGAGTTGGACGGGAGATTGGCCAAAGAGTGAACACCCATCCCCAGGCTGTTTATGGGTGGCAGGTCCAACCAGTCAGGATCCCGAATCCCACCCACACAGTCTTTGACCATGGGATAGATTGTGCCATTTCCATCTCTGAGGATAATTGGAGATTCCTtgagggggggggaaacaatTTGAACATTAGGATTTGTTGGTAGTAAGGGTATCAACAAATCAGTAGGTTTTAGAAAGTACTCACCTGCCCAGCTGTAAAAATAGCAACGTTACGCTCACTCTGCCCCAAGAAGGCTAGGTTGCTAGTAGGAAAATTATTCTCCTGTTCAGCTTTGCCTGTGGCCAGGTCAAAGATACAGTACCGTACCCAGTTACCAGTTTTCAACACTGCATGAACTCCTGGAATGACGAGAGACATGTCGGGGTTACAAACACTGGTTCGAtaaacacttaaacacacaaatacgTCGATCAATTAGAAACTAACCTTTGGAGTCAACGTTCACAGCCAAAATCTCAGCTTTCTCTGGGATACACAGTTTTTTGGGTGTGCGCTGGAAACAATCTGGAACTTTTGGAGTTCCACCAGTTTTTACTACCTACAAAATTAATAATATTAAGAAAAAACGTTGAATGACAACAGTGACATCAGAAGAGACTCTCTGACTGTCAGAAACACTTTAAACCTTCTAAGATGTTTTACCTGCAGCTCATCTATTCTAAGGAGTCTACAATCCTGTAGCAGCGATGACGGGTCTGaatcagctggagcagcactgCTCTGGTTGCTCACGCTGCTCGATGTGCCTGGAAACTTTACAGCAACATAGGCACCATCCACTTTGAGGACCTGGGACAAAATATCAGGTACCGGCGTGATTACCGTTACATCATCATCAGCTACTCGACAGAGCCGGTGGCTATTGTACTGCCCTTACCTTTCCTACAGGGACATTTTTAACATCCTCAACAAACACCACCTCCCTGAGAGGCCACTGCTCCTCGttcaccttttcttcttctttaggaGCAGGAGTAGAACGCCTTCGTTCTGCGAGGACAGAATACTGACATTTAGTCTGGCGATCGTACAATATTCTATTAAAAGGACACGTGTGTTATTTGCACTAGGACAGGATAAAATTAGTAATAAgatcagagaaaaagaaaggagaagCAAAATGAAAGTGCAGTTTAAACAACGATAAGTTAAGTGGGAGAAGCAGTAAGCAGAGCCGACGTACTGTAGGGCAGTGAGGCACTACTAGCAATGGACGAGGTATCACTGCAGGTGGATgctggggaaggaggaggacccATCTCGGTCTTTACCAGCTCTGGCTTGCTTTCTGTCCTGTTTGGTCAAAAAAGAATGCATAAAGAATGGTGTTTATGCTACTCTGTTTTATTATTAACAGTATGCTGCCAGACAGAAACTGAACCAACTTGATTTCCTGGGTCTTGGCGGTCTTCTCCATAGTCTTGAGGCTTTCTGGTGAGCGAAGCTGGAACCTGCAACTGTCATTCATGTTCCAGACAGACTCCAAAAGCACACCGACTTTAGGAATGCCAGCACTGACAGAGAAGGCCACTGCACCAGCATGATAAAGGGGATTATtcctcaaacacacctgagaagggaagcaggaaaaacagtgCACAGGGAAAAAAGGAATTGTTGAAATTACTTAGAATTACATttgaggaaaaaatgaaaaactatTAAAACGAGGGCGGCACACATGTCAATATtttgtctctcacctgtgttccCACGGTGATGTTGGGGATCGAGGACATGCCAGCACTAGACTTTGGCTTTTTGTTCTTTGCTCTGGCCTTTTCAAGCATCTTCTTCCGTTGACTAAAAGGCACAACACCCCTGCAGACAGGACGAGCAGTGAGGTGTAAAAGTCTGACTCCTTTCTGTCGTCAACACATCTTAATTTATGTTGGGAGAATACACCAGTTTTAACTGGGAACTAAACCAAGctcagcagcagaaagaagaaaaggcatGATTTGTTCCTTATATTTTTGAATTACaatttaaatgtagtttgttccTTAACAGACTCACTGCCCTTAGGTAAATTCTAAACCTCATGTCAAAATACTTGAACTCACCACCAGTAGAGGCCATTCTCCAGCTGTGCACATGTGTAGAGTGCACAGCAGTTCAGGGACACCATACGTTCCCCTTGTAGCTCGGGGAAAGCCTGAGCACTGTGTTCCAACTTGGAGGCCATGGAGCTCAGTGTTTCATCCACCCACGTTGCCACCTGAACAAACACAGGTCAAAATAAGTTCATTACATAAATACGAGCTATGTGAAAACGACCAGTTTGTTGCTACAAAGTGGTTCTTAAGGCTGAAAAGGAACTTTAGCTCATTTTAAAAGAGCGAAGAAATGACCCAGACTTAAAGGTTCAACACAGTTCATCTTCAAATGAGCACCCAAATGATTCTTTGGTCAAATCCAACAGATCAT comes from the Takifugu rubripes chromosome 7, fTakRub1.2, whole genome shotgun sequence genome and includes:
- the ubr5 gene encoding E3 ubiquitin-protein ligase UBR5 isoform X3; translated protein: MTSIHFVVHPLPGTEDQLNDRLREVSEKLNKYSYNSHPHLGLLEQATLKQCVVGPNHAGFLLEDGRVCRISFAVQPDRLELSKPDGSDGSKLSSGSGTGRSSRPGRTSDPPWFLSGSDTLGRLAGNTLGSRWSSGVNGGNGGGGSGGGAGGGGAGGGSSGGSGSGGGGGGTSGRSSTAARDSRRQTRVIRTGRDRGSGLLGSQPQPVIPASVIPEELITQAQVVLQGKSRSVIIRELQRTNLDVNLAVNNLLSRDDEDGDDGDDTASESYLPGAEDLMSLLDADIHSAHPSVIIDADAMFSEDISYFGYPSFRRSSLSRLGPSRVLLLPLERDSELLRERESVLRLRERRWLDGASFDTERGSTSREGEANLDKKSIPVQSPVSLGEELQWWPDKDGVKFVSIGAMFSELVAVSSKGELYQWKWTEPEPFRNAQNPSIHHPRVSFLGLANEKITLLSANSIRATVATETNKVATWVDETLSSMASKLEHSAQAFPELQGERMVSLNCCALYTCAQLENGLYWWGVVPFSQRKKMLEKARAKNKKPKSSAGMSSIPNITVGTQVCLRNNPLYHAGAVAFSVSAGIPKVGVLLESVWNMNDSCRFQLRSPESLKTMEKTAKTQEIKTESKPELVKTEMGPPPSPASTCSDTSSIASSASLPYKRRRSTPAPKEEEKVNEEQWPLREVVFVEDVKNVPVGKVLKVDGAYVAVKFPGTSSSVSNQSSAAPADSDPSSLLQDCRLLRIDELQVVKTGGTPKVPDCFQRTPKKLCIPEKAEILAVNVDSKGVHAVLKTGNWVRYCIFDLATGKAEQENNFPTSNLAFLGQSERNVAIFTAGQESPIILRDGNGTIYPMVKDCVGGIRDPDWLDLPPINSLGMGVHSLANLPSNSTIKKKAAIIIMAVEKQTLMQHVLRCDYEACRQYLVNLEQAFMLDQGSQALGALLDHRCDGNRNILHAAVSVCFPVSNKETKEEEEAERSERNTFAERLSAVEAIANAISVVSSNSSGNRTGSSSSRGLRLREMMRRSLRAAGVGRHESGPSSSDHQDPVSPPIAPPSWVPDPPPMDPDGDIDFILAPAVGSLTTASTGTSQGPSTSTIPGPSNESPVVESKDRKANAHLILKLMCDSVVLRPHLRELLSAKDARGMTPFMLAVSGRAYPAAITVLEAAQKMAKVGDPGITEKEDADSVFMEMICPSGTNPDDSPLYVLCCNDTCSFTWTGAEHINQDIFECRTCGLLESLCCCTECARVCHKGHDCKLKRTSPTAYCDCWEKCKCKTLIAGQKAARLDLLYRLLTTTNLVTTPNSRGEHILLFLVQTVARQSVEHCQYRPPRIREDRNRKATNAEDSDMPDHDLEPPRFAQLALERVLQDWNALKSMIMFGSEENKDPLSASSRIAHLLSEEQVYLNQQSGTIRLDCFTHCLIVKCAPDITFIDTLLSTLVRELQNKYTPGRREEAVNVTRRFLRSVARVFVILSVEMASSKKKNNFIPQPIGKCRRVFQALLPYAVEELCNVAESLIVPVRMGIARPTAPFTLASTSIDAVQGSEELFSVEPLPPRPSPDQSSSSSQTAASYIIRNPQPRHSSQSQPVRGRDEEQDDIVSADVEEVEVVEGVAGEEDHHDDQEEQGEENPETEGQHDEHDEDGSDMELDLLAAAETESDSESNHSNQDNASGRRSVVTAATAGSEAGSRVSLAFPIFGASSVPAFFSEDDSQSNDSSDSDSSSSQSDDVDQETFLLDEPLERTTSSSHANSAAQAPRSMQWAVRNTPSQRASGSAPSNSSTPSASSTGLIYIDPTNLRRSSAISSSAAAAAAALEASNSSSYLTSASSLARAYSIVIRQISDLMSLIPKYNHLVYSQYPAAVKLTYHDAVNLQNYVEEKLIPTWNWMVSIMDSTEAQLRYGSALSSAGDPGHPSHPLHASQHSARRERINAREEASLRTLEGRRRAATLLTARQGMMSARGDFLNYALSLMRSHNDEHSDVLPVLDVCSLKHVAYVFQALIYWIKAMNQQTTLDTPQMDRKRNREILELGLDNEDSEHENDEDTNQSSTLQDKDEDPVPAETGQNHPFFRRSDSMTFLGCIPPNPFDVPLPEAIPLADQPHLLQPNARKEDLFGRPSQGLYSSSFMANKGLAEASVDRNCLEVNMGSSLPSPSQILPTKMSYSANLKNVMSMESGQRNTGTQSIADHEMDTSKPGPSPQDLAAQLKSSLLAEIGLTESDGPPLPSFRPHCSFMGMMISHDMLLGRWRLSLELFGRVFMEDVGAEPGSILTELGGFEVKESKFRREMEKLRNLQSRDLALEVDRDRDQLIQQTMRQLNAHFGRRCTTTPMAVHRVKVTFKDEPGEGSGVARSFYTAIALALLSNDKLPNLDCVQSVSKGMQASSTCHHDYNSNLMQRLRNRDRERERRSGGLRAGSRRDRDRDSRRQLSIDTRPFRPSSEGNPSDEPDPLPAHRQALGERLYPRVHAMQPAFASKITGMLLELSPAQLLLLLASEDSLRARVEEAMELLIAHGRENGADSILDLGLLEAPEKAQQENRKRHGSTRSVVDMELDDPDDGEDNAPLFYQPGKRGFYSPRPGKNTEARLNCFRNIGRILGLCLLQNELCPITLNRHVIKVLLGRKVNWHDFAFFDPVMYESLRQLIRHSQAGEADAVFAAMDLAFAIDLCKEEGAGQVELLSGGVNMPVTPLNVYEYVRKYAEHRMLVVAEQPLHAMRKGLLDVLPKNALEDLTAEDFRLLVNGCGEVNVQMLISFTSFNDESGENADKLLQFKRWFWSIVEKMSMTERQDLVYFWTSSPSLPASEEGFQPMPSITIRPPDDQHLPTANTCISRLYVPLYSSKQILKQKLLLAIKTKNFGFV